From the genome of Daphnia pulex isolate KAP4 chromosome 12, ASM2113471v1:
AGGTTATACTTTAGTAGTTTTTAAAAGTATCTAAATTGCTTAATATATCGATGCTTATTCtaattttagattttagaAGGTATGCTGTGAATCAAGAAAACTGCCAAATCAAATGGCTTGAGGCTGAGGATGAAGTGAGGCACCTGAAGAATCAACTAAATGATGCCAATCAGGTGAATTCAAAGCTGCAGGCTCAGTACCATCAAACAACTgtccttttgaaaaatgaagttaAAGTTCGAACTCATCTccaggaggagaagaaaactCTGGTAGATATATCCACACTCTATGAAGGTTTAAGACTTAAAACAATACATTTGAATAGGAAAAGAAGCTCAAATCATCAAAAGAAAGGACTGGCACAGCTGAAAACAATGCTGAACCTCCCAGAAGAAATCGTCACTCAATGCCAGGGATGTGTCCGCCGTCTCGAGATTGGTTGTGCAACGAAAATGTCAGCGATTCAAACAGCATGGGGACATCGTCAATCGCCTCTGAAATTATTAATGAGGAAACGAATCGCGATAGTGAGCTGCCACCCTCTAGTGCACGATCAAGTCGAATTTCAACCCGTTCGAACCGTCCATCAGGTTTTGACTCGTACCTCACGACTGATGGGGGTTTCAAACGCAGATCTCGACGTGACGTGAGTAATatcacaattaaaatttacttcTGGTTTTGtaattccttttattttcctagGGAGTCCTTGATACATCATGTAGTGAGCGTCTCATCGCCACGACTACAGTATCGATTCCCATAAAAGGAGGTCCTATCACAGCTACTTCAGTTATTGAAACAAGTCCTGAAACATGTGAAATGACAGAGGAAATCAATTCTTCTTTCGGTAAGAAACGAAGAGTGCGTATCGACAGCCATCAGCAGTTGGAGAATGAGCCCGATATAGCTCCTAGTGCCCCTTCACAAAGTAAAGAATATAATCTGAGCCTATTTTAAAGCTTAAACATTCTGTGACCCTTTTTATAGGTTTGTTGGAGCCACCCAAAAATCGATTTATCATGAGTGAAACATCTCCTACAGTAAATGGTAGAAGGAGTACCAGTGTGCCGGCAACGGCTCGCCTTTCCGAAGGGCAGGGGGCAGCTTATCTACGACCTGTGGCATCTGGAGGGCGGCTTTCTCTCAATCAGCGCCGACACAATTTCAGTCAAAAGACTATTATTAAGTCGGAAAATTGCCTTCCGTGCGGGAACAGGTCAGTGACTGTATATCTTTCACCGTCAAAGACACATCTAATGCTTAATGGGTCTCTCAAAACAGAATTAAGTTTGGAAAGCTGGCTTTCAAATGCTCTGATTGTCGCGCTACTTGTCATGTGGACTGCAAGACTCGTATGCCTCAAATATGTGTCCCAACGACACAAGCTTCCATCAGTAGAGGATTAGCCGGAACTTTGGCTGACTTTGCACCGTCGACAGTCCCCATGATACCCAGTCTGATTGTCCACTGTGTGAATGAAGTTGAGCGCAGAGGAATGAAAGAAGTGGCTCTTTATCGCGTCAATGgttccgaaaaagaaataacagatTTAAAGGTTGGTTCATTCCCTTTTTAGTAAAATCTCGTTGAACTTGACAGTGTGACAACTTCATTTTACAGGAAGAAATGGTGCGAGGCAAGATGCAGCCTCAACGCCTAGCGCAAGTGAATATTCATGTCGTGACTGGTGCATTAAAGTTGTTTTTACGTACACTTAAGGAACCCCTCATCACTTTCACGTTATGGAAAAGCTTTGCTGGCATATGCGATCTTGATGAAGAGATGGATGTCCAAACAGCATTGTACGCTCTTATACCAGAGCTTCCGCGCCCCAATCGGGATACGCTCGCTTATCTTATTCTTCACATTCAAAAGTAACCCCCCTGCCAGTCGTAATGCAATTAAGGTCATCGATTAACCTTGTTCTATGTAGGGTGGCTGATACTCCCGAGTGTAAAATGCTCGCATCTAGTTTGGCTAGGGTGTTTGGTCCAATTATTATAGGCCATTCTCGCCCTAATCCGGATGTCGAGTTAACTTTGaaggaaaccaaaaaacaagcTTGCGTAAGTCTACTCATTGCCATATCATTATTGAGACATGTTAATTAATCATTGCGTTTTGGTTGTAGATCACGGAGAAATTGTTGCAGATTCCGAGTGATTATTGGTGTCGCTTCATCATGACGGACCATTAGTGCTCAACTTCTGCATCTCCGTTCGTGTAGTGCTTATCTTTGTGTTAAGACTTGATAAGTTTGCAGTTTACAACAATTTTCAAGGTAACTGCATGCTTCAAACTTTGTTATTCGAACGGTTAAACTGCATTGAAGTTTCCCCTTCCCTGTTTTACAATCAAGTTGCAATGTTCACCCCCATCAAGTTAAACCTTTGATATGTAACTAGACATGACTACATGTTTAGGGACGTTGACCAAAAACCATTTTACCGCAAACAATTATTTGACGAGTGATTAGGAATGGTGTTGACCCAAAAACAATGTACGTTCGCATTACGCGGAAAATTAAACGCATGGCTGTTAGTTCCCtatcaaattgatttcattttgtcgcTTTCCGCTTGGAGAGAGTTTCATTTACGTCAGTATAAGTTCAGTTTATGCAGTGAACTGGCTTATCTGATTGTCATGTTGTCATCCTTTTTGAATTGCATACGTGGTATTATTACTTTCCTTGTCCCAAATTCACCACAACATCttgttttcattgtttttaacacccaacgtttttttttttaccgtaaTATAATCTTGTCCTGAATTTGTTGGCTAAGAAATTTACGTAACATAATGGGTTTTGCAGAACATTTTAAGCGTTCTAGGGCGTGTCCTTTTACTTCGCAAATCAACTGGGAATAACATTCCTGTTTATGGTTTGATCAAAGTCTCGAAAGATGCCTTTGTGTCGTCCTTGAGAAGAAAATAGCTAGACCTATAAGGTAGCGCCCTGGGCAATAACCTATGGTGAATGTTATGACGTTTGCAGTCGCATACTCAACATGCTCAATCGTTTTTACTATTTAGCCAAAAGgcaatttactttttactgaCTATACAGCATATTGCCAGGGGAAATCCATGCAttacaaaggaaaaaacacaACTTTTGTTGCTGACGTCACTGCGCGTAGTATCAACAGTAGTGCTTTGGTGCTGCCTGTCAACAGTCTGATGTTTGAACGTGGTGGGACAACATCCGGCTCCGCAAAACTCATTATTTTCCGGCGACAGCGGATACTGGCGACAACTCAAACGTCTAAACAGTGACTGGATCACCAGTCTGTTGAaggtaaataaattcaaaattctattttccatttattgacaatgatgtgtgtgtgtgtggcaagTGTTTTGTGGCGGCAGGAAGTGTTCAGTTCATAATTCCGTTATGGCTCGAGCTGCGGTAGGAAATGCaattcaaacaacttttttgttgttgtcattgCCGAACGAATGGAAAGATTCAATTCCAGATTGGACTAAGACACCGTAGAGaaacgtagttgtgtaatggTAGGGCAAGTGCGAGGTTAGTGACGAcccctttcacttttttacgTTTTAACCTTGAAACGTGTTCATTGTGTGTCTTGGGTACAATCTTTCACACGAGGGAGCTGATTAATGGTCTTCCCCTTTTCTAGACATTGCAAAATAGTTAAACCCAAGTCAACATGAAAGAGGCGTTGGCTGGGCGTTTTCTCCCCTAATTCAACGAAAGCTGTTTCTTTAAGTATTGAATAAATCCAATTAAAACTCTTGATAAAAAAGTGAGATCTTTACAGctcgaaaaaaagataagctcagtaatttaaaaaaattcttttccatGCCATATAAACTTCGTATCGTAAGGCAAATAAATTGTAGGTGATTCTGTTAAGCCGTTGTTTACTGCATTATCGTACCATGTTGGCATAGAAATAGGATGTGTTCGTTAAGgataaaaaatactaaaatttagaaatattcGTTCTGCTGCTAGTGATAGACGTGTATTTTTACTGCTATTCTAAGGTATACTCTataattgtgaaaaaaagaccaaagGGGAAAGTTGCGATGTCATTGTAAAGCGGATATCTTGCTCCAGGCGGTATTATTACCAAGTTAGTCGTTAACCTCTGCAGCATCGTCCTCCGTTGCAGGTCTTGTGGATTAGATTGCTTGAACACTGGGTACTGTTGCTGCAAGAGGCTGCAATcatacaaagaaataattcaCCCTTAATAACTAAATTCTTCTATTCCGCCTTAGAAAGTCAcgtaaaatgtttaaaattctATAAATTTGTCGTAAACTCAGTGAACTTTTAACTTACTAAACCATCTGCAGTAGAATAAGAACTGATCACTCTCCTCGCCAGTTGCTTCATCATCAGAAGTGGGCGCAGAGTTAGTGTAGACGACAGCCATCACAGCCAAGATGCAGGCAAAGAGCTTATTTGcgcaaaaacaaatgaatgtgAAATTACCCAATAAGTAAAACAAGAATGTAAAAGTATAAACTTACGAACAATTTctggaacatttttaatttggtttgAATTACTGGACGATTGGTGTGACTAACTGAGCGATATCCTTAGCCTTTTATACTGTTCGAAATCATTAGTGTCGTCCCCATTTACTGACTAATCAGGTTTGAACAGGTGGTTCCAGGGTATGGCTAGACAAATTGAACAGTATGGAAGCTTATCCCAAATTCTAGTTTATGTTGACTTAAGTGTTATTAACTATGGCGCCCTATATTACTGACCAATGAGCTACATTACTTGTTTGCTATGAGTAACGTGTCCTAATTGAACACCTTTCTGCATCCCGGATCTAGTTCATGTTGACATAAGAAAATGTTCGTGTTTAACCAATGGAGCTTATAAATGTTTATATAActgatttaattaattttttttttttgccacaGTGAGCTTCAATGGAACTAGGAAAAGTGAATGGCGGGTATGATATCCAAGTAGAAATAAACCTCCCGGAGGACCCGCAAGAATCGAATTACGGCACATTACAAATTTCACAGTTGAAGGCTCGAGAAGAAAGCGTCAATGGAAgtctttcaaaaaagaaacgaaggaAATCCAAGACATCCCCGACAGAACCCGAAGAAGGAACAGAAGAGGTGAATCCGTCATGTTCGTTCCTCGGCAACGCACTGGAAAAATTCTGGGCTCACTTGAGCGACTTTGCTGTTCAAAGAAAGTCGTTGGTTCGCTGGCTTGTCTATATTATCCTAGCCCTTCTTTACAACGCCTATTTCATAGCCAGCATTTACTATTCAATTCATAATGGCATCCCGATGGATTGGTGCAACGGTGTCGGCTTGCTCATCATTATTACTGTCATCACCTACGTCAGCCTTTTCTACTTCCAAGTTGTGAAAAAGTTTTGGGGGAAATCCATTGATCGAGCCGTTTTAAAACCAATCAGGGCGCATTTTGATCGCGTTTGGAAATTCCGGTTAGTGAATAATTctaattattattctcttaATTGATAATTGATTGAGCTACATTTTTTGTGTATTTACAGATTGGTCCAGTATGGTGTTTACTTGGTGATTGTCGCTGCCTTGATCACATTCCTTGTTATCGATACAAAGGACGAACGATATCGACTCGTCTCTTTCTTTGGTTTACTTGTTTTCGTGCTTCTCGGTTGGATTTTTTCCAAGCATCCGTCCAAAGTAAGCTAAATTACTTGTACATCTGTCATTAGATCACTGTTATTAATCTGAACGCTTTCAATCTGTTTACAGGTCAAGTGGAGTCATGTAACCTGGGGTGTGGGACTTCAGTTTATTTTCGGATTAATCGTCTTGCGATGGGAATTGGGTCGCCAGGTTATCCAGTGCCTCGGCGACAAAATCACCAAATTCCTCGATTATTCCAACGAAGGATCGGGCTTCGTTTATGGCTATTTGGTTACCGATAAAAACATGGCAGGAATCGTTCTCGGATCTGTTTTTGCCTTCAAGGTAATATTAAGCAGAAAATTATTGTGTCATTCGAAATGCTAATGAGCTTCATTAATGTGTAGATACTTTcagtcatcttcttcttcagcttcttcgTTAGCATCCTTTACTACTATGGCATTATGCAGTGGGTCGTCCAGAAAATCGGATGGCTGTTGCAAATATCCATCGGTACCACGGCCGCCGAGTCTATGAATGCAGCTGGGAATATCTTTTTAGGCCAAGTAaagtcaaataatttattctcATGCTGATTGATATGATGGCTAACTGTTATTTACAGACCGAGGCCCCTTTGTTAATTAGACCCCTTCTTCCTAAAATGACCAAGTCTGAGCTTCACGCCGTAATGACGGGTGGATTCGCCACCATAGCAGGTTTGTAAGCTGTACATAATTTATGTTGTTGAATTAattgattgaataaaaattggaatttcagGCGGAGTTCTGGCAGCATTCATCAGTTTTGGTATCAGTGCATCCCATTTGTTATCGGCATCCGTCATGTCTGCACCGGCCGCTCTAGCCTTTTCCAAACTCTTTTATCCGGAATCGGAGAAATCACAAACTAAAGCTGGAGACGTGAAAATTCCTAAAGGGTAATCCTTCCGCTTTTCAGTCTGTTGTATCGAGGCACAATGGAATCGTTTTATTGCGTGTTTCTACAGGACGGAATCCAACGCTCTCGATGCAGCCGCCCAAGGAGCAGCTAATGCCGTCTTTTTGGTACTGAATATCATCGCCAATTTAATCGCCTTTTTAGCTTTCATCGCCTTCCTCAATGGAATCATCTCCTGGTTTGGTGGTCTTCTAGGAGCTCCATACGTCACGTTTGAAGTAAGAAATCTATTGTCCATCCAATGACTAATCTAATTCAAGTAAATTGATTTGCAACAGTACATCATGGGCAAGATATTCATCCCTGTTGCTTGGTTGATGGGCGTGCCCGCAGCCGAGTGTGATCTAGTGGCCAATCTTGTGGCTCTCAAGACTATCGTCAATGAGTTTGCAGCTTACAGCAAGCTATCGGAATACGTGGCACAAGGAATCATTTCGGTATATCAATAGTGAATCCTTCTTGTTGCAGTGTTATGCTATATggctaaaatattttggcttCCTTGGAACGTGTGTAGAAACGAGCTGAAACCATCGCTACCTACGCTCTTTGTGGCTTCTCCAATCCCGGGTCGATTGGTACCCAGATAGCCGCTCTTTCCACCATGGCACCCGAACGGCAGAGCGACTTGGCCCAGGTGGCCTTTCGAGCATTTGTAGCGGGCAGTGCAGCCTGCTTTATGACTGCGTGTATCGCAGGTAAGAGAGATTTCGTTAAGAGCTACTGTTTTTATTAGATTACATATATGTCTTTATTATTGGGAAATAGGCACTCTAATATCATCCGTCTCTGACACACCAATATCCACTACCTTTGCaccttcaactttttctttcactcccAATATGACAGCCGTGTTCtaaagttgttgtttgttttttttttaattcctatCATAGTTTTAACGTTTTCAACGACAGCATTGTTTAAATTATGTGTCATCATCTATCGCATCATCATAATATTAGTTATCCTTTCGTGCGGGACTATAATAGAACTGTATTTTCCGAAACCAATCAGAGATTTGTGCCGTCAAACACATaaagttcatttaaaaaaaaagaacaaaattaaaatgggCAATTTCGTGCAATGGAGtatgaattcaaaatgaatccaTAGGGTCTTATGTATCCTGGGACTCGATTTTCAGTTAGTTAGTTGTTTTCTTGGTTTAAAATAAACAGCACTGTTTATTTCCAAAGAGATTTGCGCGGCAAGTCTTGTAGATAAGATTGCTGGAACAGTCGGTGCTGTTGGTGCATGAAGCTGCGgatcattaaaaaacaaattgtattaTGTAATTGATAAATAAGATTTAGGCACGCTCCCGTAGTAAACTGTTAAAGCTTACAAAATGGTTTGCAGAAAGTCTGGTCAGTTTCTTCACCCTCTTCAGCAGTGGGCAGAGAGTTGGTGTAGACGATGGCCATCATAGCCAAGAGAACGGCGAAGAGCTAAATTAATGGACACAGACAATAGAATAAGAATAATCGTTGAATTACTTTGCACCGAGCATTAGTCTACTTACGAAAAATTTCTggtacattttttgttatgtttgcAAGGACTGCTAGATGAAGAATgatattttcatgaaaaagaaCGGCTTTTTATACAAGTTTTTCTCCATGCCTATGCTCTGATAACACCAACGAATATTAGTCTATCATTGTACATTTACAGTCCTTGAACGAATTATTCGATTGTTCAGATGGTTGACAGCTGCTGTATCCACAGCTGAATATTCTAATGATAAATATGGCTTCATATCAAAATAAGTCTAGTCATAACTAATCGTAACACGACCGCTGATTGGTCGTCATTTGTCGATAGccagtcgtgtgtgtgtcgtgagACTATAGAGAGAATAGAATTGTCAATAAACACAtatctcattttatttatgtCCCCTCTCTCACTCCGAACTGGGCATATGTTAATTtgtggttattttttaaaaacaaattcgacAAAGAGAGCGAAAGAAATAGGGAGTAAAACACTCGAATAAGAAGATGAGAGAAGCTATTCCGGATCCGATAGCTAAAATGATGAAAGCGCCTTGTAAATCCGCCAGGCTGAGACTTTTGGGCCCCGTATCGGATTGCTTCACTTTTCCGCATTTACCACCGGTCGGTGCCCCATAAAGTTTCTTCCAATAAATATCAAGACCTGCTTCCATCATTTGTAAAATTCTATCAAAAATAGGGAATAAATGTCGTAAATGTCCAATCAGCTTTATTTAGAGACCGTTTTATACTTTTCGTCCATGAATGGTTTAAGAGCACTATTTTTCGAGAAGGCGAATGCCACATTGACTTTAAAGAATTCTTGCTGGGCAATGCTGAGACGACAGGTGCCCGTTCGAAGATAATCGTCGTAGAGCGATGACtctaaatttgatttaccCTGAATTAAAACGATAAATGGATTCtagttttcttgaaaataaaatgaatcaatgATGTATACCGCGAGATAAGCATAACCGCCGTTAGCGACGAGATTGATACCATCTAAATGAACATCAATTAAAGCTCCACGCTGCTGCTTCAATAAGCCATCTGTTAATATAATCAGGGAATATTTAATAGCAATCAGCTTTATCGTTTAAATGGCTTAACCTCCGATAGTTTTGTAAATTCCGGCTGTAGAATCCTgtagagaaaattgaattaaagtgATAAGTGAATTCTTGTTCAGCTTACATAAACGACACATACGAGAAAGAGCGAATCCAGAGCGGTTCCTCGTAGGGCAACCCACTTGAGGTGGGATTCAGGTAATTCTTCCAGTCGATTGATGACGGGCAACAGTTTGGGAAATCGCAGAAAGGACATGAGAATTCCCACGTAAGCACTTGCGAAAACGACAGCACTCAAACACCAAATGGCTGCGAGTAATTGAAGTGAACACCGCGAAGACAACTTTCGTCCAGCTATACAGCAAGgagaaatgttaaaattttgacaGCACAGAAATTAATTAGTGCAGCAGCTACTCACACTGGCCAATAAGAACTCCAAGGATGAACAAATATTGGTCCCCCAATGTCAGA
Proteins encoded in this window:
- the LOC124208756 gene encoding rac GTPase-activating protein 1-like isoform X2, which encodes MESSAQISILARQFDDLCKGFNNLIEDFRRYAVNQENCQIKWLEAEDEVRHLKNQLNDANQVNSKLQAQYHQTTVLLKNEVKVRTHLQEEKKTLEKKLKSSKERTGTAENNAEPPRRNRHSMPGMCPPSRDWLCNENVSDSNSMGTSSIASEIINEETNRDSELPPSSARSSRISTRSNRPSGFDSYLTTDGGFKRRSRRDGVLDTSCSERLIATTTVSIPIKGGPITATSVIETSPETCEMTEEINSSFGLLEPPKNRFIMSETSPTVNGRRSTSVPATARLSEGQGAAYLRPVASGGRLSLNQRRHNFSQKTIIKSENCLPCGNRIKFGKLAFKCSDCRATCHVDCKTRMPQICVPTTQASISRGLAGTLADFAPSTVPMIPSLIVHCVNEVERRGMKEVALYRVNGSEKEITDLKEEMVRGKMQPQRLAQVNIHVVTGALKLFLRTLKEPLITFTLWKSFAGICDLDEEMDVQTALYALIPELPRPNRDTLAYLILHIQKVADTPECKMLASSLARVFGPIIIGHSRPNPDVELTLKETKKQACITEKLLQIPSDYWCRFIMTDH
- the LOC124208756 gene encoding rac GTPase-activating protein 1-like isoform X1; translation: MESSAQISILARQFDDLCKGFNNLIEDFRRYAVNQENCQIKWLEAEDEVRHLKNQLNDANQVNSKLQAQYHQTTVLLKNEVKVRTHLQEEKKTLEKKLKSSKERTGTAENNAEPPRRNRHSMPGMCPPSRDWLCNENVSDSNSMGTSSIASEIINEETNRDSELPPSSARSSRISTRSNRPSGFDSYLTTDGGFKRRSRRDGVLDTSCSERLIATTTVSIPIKGGPITATSVIETSPETCEMTEEINSSFGKKRRVRIDSHQQLENEPDIAPSAPSQSLLEPPKNRFIMSETSPTVNGRRSTSVPATARLSEGQGAAYLRPVASGGRLSLNQRRHNFSQKTIIKSENCLPCGNRIKFGKLAFKCSDCRATCHVDCKTRMPQICVPTTQASISRGLAGTLADFAPSTVPMIPSLIVHCVNEVERRGMKEVALYRVNGSEKEITDLKEEMVRGKMQPQRLAQVNIHVVTGALKLFLRTLKEPLITFTLWKSFAGICDLDEEMDVQTALYALIPELPRPNRDTLAYLILHIQKVADTPECKMLASSLARVFGPIIIGHSRPNPDVELTLKETKKQACITEKLLQIPSDYWCRFIMTDH
- the LOC124208667 gene encoding solute carrier family 28 member 3-like; the encoded protein is MELGKVNGGYDIQVEINLPEDPQESNYGTLQISQLKAREESVNGSLSKKKRRKSKTSPTEPEEGTEEVNPSCSFLGNALEKFWAHLSDFAVQRKSLVRWLVYIILALLYNAYFIASIYYSIHNGIPMDWCNGVGLLIIITVITYVSLFYFQVVKKFWGKSIDRAVLKPIRAHFDRVWKFRLVQYGVYLVIVAALITFLVIDTKDERYRLVSFFGLLVFVLLGWIFSKHPSKVKWSHVTWGVGLQFIFGLIVLRWELGRQVIQCLGDKITKFLDYSNEGSGFVYGYLVTDKNMAGIVLGSVFAFKILSVIFFFSFFVSILYYYGIMQWVVQKIGWLLQISIGTTAAESMNAAGNIFLGQTEAPLLIRPLLPKMTKSELHAVMTGGFATIAGGVLAAFISFGISASHLLSASVMSAPAALAFSKLFYPESEKSQTKAGDVKIPKGTESNALDAAAQGAANAVFLVLNIIANLIAFLAFIAFLNGIISWFGGLLGAPYVTFEYIMGKIFIPVAWLMGVPAAECDLVANLVALKTIVNEFAAYSKLSEYVAQGIISKRAETIATYALCGFSNPGSIGTQIAALSTMAPERQSDLAQVAFRAFVAGSAACFMTACIAGTLISSVSDTPISTTFAPSTFSFTPNMTAVF